From the genome of Thermogutta terrifontis, one region includes:
- a CDS encoding DEAD/DEAH box helicase has translation MTELTREEIAERYFAQLPFTPYPVQEDALLAWFSSKQGVLVCAPTGTGKTLIAEAALFEALHTNTVAYYTTPLIALTEQKFREMQEAAVRWGFSARDVGLVTGNRRENPDAQILVVVAEILFNRLLHPEIWDFSVVSAVVMDEFHSFNDPERGIVWEFTLGLLPPHIRTLLLSATVGNAVEFLHWLRTAHRRDLELVISTERKVPLVFQWVPDRLLTEQIEEMTAGDEESRKTPALVFCFNREECWTIAEQLKGRDMVTREQQAAIQEALKEADLSQGAGPKLKQLLLRGVGVHHAGVLPKYRRLVEDLFQRKLLSVVVCTETLSAGINLPARSVVLPTLVKGPREKRRLIDPSSAHQMFGRAGRPQYDKQGYVFVLAHEDDVKLARWKEKYDQIPEDTKDPQLLKLKKELKRKMPQKRPDEVYWTEAQFWKLKNSPPAKLISRGHVPWRLLAYMLQASPEIEPIRRLVSKRLMESGRIQAELRHLERMLLTLWRAGYVQLEPPPPASALVVDRPKSTVDRNRTSWDFPAQNTPEQTSDETSANEQSSEAVPGYKPERAIPTEHIWKISAFRSVNPLYGVFLVNQLGVADQAELLQAMESVLEMPRSLLSAVRVPSYDEMPPGPLATTRLDPLLLEHGLALPEQLTGRREDEDEEEREERRRRQRRGFVEDRPRVFTLAEKLELLFRYDFPDVTDVKITPVWAAGEILEFGGDFNKYITSKSLQKQEGIIFRHLLRLILLLGEFKQLCPVELTPEVWQGQLDELIARFSECCRRVDPTSTEKALEQVEGEEVIDD, from the coding sequence GTGACAGAACTGACCAGAGAAGAAATTGCCGAACGTTATTTTGCTCAACTTCCTTTTACCCCGTATCCTGTTCAGGAAGATGCCCTGCTGGCCTGGTTCTCTTCCAAGCAGGGTGTTCTTGTGTGTGCCCCGACCGGCACCGGGAAGACCCTGATTGCCGAGGCAGCCCTGTTCGAAGCTCTTCACACCAACACGGTGGCGTATTACACCACCCCGCTCATCGCGCTGACTGAGCAGAAATTTCGGGAAATGCAGGAGGCTGCGGTTCGTTGGGGATTTTCTGCCCGCGACGTGGGACTTGTCACCGGCAACCGCCGGGAGAACCCTGATGCTCAGATCCTCGTGGTTGTCGCCGAGATCCTCTTCAACCGGCTGCTTCACCCTGAAATATGGGATTTCAGCGTCGTCAGCGCTGTGGTCATGGATGAGTTTCACAGTTTCAACGATCCCGAAAGGGGCATCGTTTGGGAATTTACACTGGGTTTGCTTCCCCCTCATATCCGCACTCTCCTCCTGTCTGCAACAGTCGGAAACGCGGTGGAGTTCCTGCATTGGTTACGGACAGCCCACAGACGGGATTTAGAATTGGTCATCAGCACGGAACGGAAGGTTCCGCTTGTCTTTCAGTGGGTACCGGACAGGTTGCTCACGGAGCAGATTGAAGAGATGACAGCGGGTGACGAAGAATCCCGCAAGACGCCGGCCCTGGTGTTCTGTTTCAACCGGGAGGAGTGCTGGACGATCGCTGAACAACTCAAGGGCCGGGACATGGTGACACGTGAGCAGCAGGCCGCCATTCAGGAGGCGCTCAAAGAGGCCGATCTTTCCCAGGGAGCCGGTCCGAAACTCAAACAGCTTCTTTTGCGGGGTGTGGGGGTCCATCATGCGGGTGTGCTGCCCAAGTACCGGCGCCTTGTGGAAGACCTTTTTCAGCGCAAGCTGCTTTCGGTAGTGGTGTGCACCGAGACGCTCTCCGCAGGAATCAATTTGCCTGCCCGCTCGGTGGTTTTGCCAACTCTGGTGAAAGGGCCTCGCGAAAAACGCCGCCTCATTGATCCGAGTTCCGCGCACCAGATGTTCGGGCGGGCGGGGCGGCCTCAATACGACAAGCAGGGGTATGTGTTTGTGCTCGCTCATGAAGATGATGTGAAGCTCGCTCGATGGAAGGAAAAATACGACCAGATTCCCGAAGACACCAAGGACCCTCAACTTCTCAAGCTCAAGAAGGAACTGAAAAGAAAAATGCCGCAAAAGCGGCCTGACGAGGTGTACTGGACGGAAGCACAATTCTGGAAGTTAAAGAACTCACCACCGGCCAAGCTCATCAGCCGAGGACATGTTCCCTGGCGTCTGTTGGCTTACATGCTGCAGGCCTCGCCGGAAATAGAGCCCATCCGTCGGCTGGTCAGTAAGCGCTTGATGGAGAGCGGTCGCATCCAGGCGGAACTCCGACATTTGGAGCGAATGCTGTTGACACTGTGGCGAGCTGGTTACGTTCAGCTCGAACCCCCTCCCCCCGCTTCCGCGCTAGTCGTGGACCGACCTAAAAGCACGGTGGACCGAAACCGGACGAGCTGGGATTTTCCCGCGCAAAACACGCCGGAACAGACTTCAGATGAGACTTCCGCCAACGAACAATCGAGTGAAGCCGTGCCCGGCTACAAACCAGAACGGGCGATACCGACGGAGCATATCTGGAAGATTTCTGCGTTTCGAAGCGTCAATCCACTTTATGGAGTCTTTCTGGTCAACCAACTGGGTGTGGCGGACCAGGCCGAGCTCCTCCAGGCTATGGAAAGTGTTCTCGAAATGCCCCGCTCGTTGCTTTCCGCCGTCAGAGTCCCGAGCTACGACGAAATGCCGCCGGGCCCCTTGGCCACCACGCGGCTCGATCCCCTCCTTTTGGAGCATGGGTTGGCCCTCCCAGAACAGCTCACAGGGCGCCGCGAAGATGAGGATGAGGAAGAAAGAGAAGAACGGCGACGGCGACAGCGTCGCGGGTTTGTCGAAGATCGGCCACGCGTTTTCACTCTGGCCGAGAAACTCGAACTGCTCTTCCGCTATGATTTTCCGGATGTCACGGACGTCAAGATCACTCCAGTCTGGGCTGCCGGCGAGATTTTGGAGTTCGGGGGCGACTTCAATAAGTACATCACCAGCAAGTCGCTCCAGAAGCAAGAGGGGATCATCTTCCGACACCTCCTGCGGCTGATCCTTTTGCTCGGAGAGTTCAAGCAGTTGTGTCCCGTGGAGCTGACCCCGGAAGTTTGGCAGGGCCAGCTTGACGAGTTGATTGCTCGATTCAGCGAGTGCTGCCGCCGAGTGGATCCCACCAGCACAGAAAAAGCCCTCGAACAGGTGGAAGGTGAGGAAGTAATCGACGATTGA
- a CDS encoding class I SAM-dependent methyltransferase: MEIIRGNIYDYPKYYDVLFGADCQAEIKFLRACFERYARIPVHRVFEPACGTGRLLIRLARQGFDVAGLDINPKAVEFCNKRLNRYGFPSTVWVGDMTDFRVRRKFEAAFNTINSFRHLPDDRAAISHLQCMRHAIRKGGLYVLGFHLTPNRPPTCTEEAWVARKGYLQVNSWMKTISLDREHRKERVYLQFDIYTPTRSLRIADEFIFRTYDRHQFSRLLKKAGGWEVAATYDFAYRIDDPIVVDDQTEDVVFVLRAV, translated from the coding sequence ATGGAAATCATTCGTGGTAATATTTACGACTATCCCAAATATTATGATGTTTTATTCGGTGCAGACTGCCAGGCCGAGATCAAGTTCTTGCGCGCTTGCTTTGAACGTTATGCGCGAATTCCCGTCCACCGCGTGTTCGAACCCGCATGCGGAACCGGCCGTCTTCTCATCCGTCTGGCGCGACAGGGATTTGACGTCGCTGGTTTGGATATCAATCCCAAGGCCGTGGAGTTCTGCAATAAACGTCTCAATCGGTATGGATTTCCCTCCACGGTTTGGGTTGGGGATATGACCGACTTCCGCGTGAGAAGAAAATTTGAGGCGGCTTTTAACACGATTAATAGTTTTCGCCACTTACCCGATGACCGAGCGGCTATTTCGCATCTGCAATGCATGCGGCATGCCATCCGAAAAGGTGGGCTGTATGTCCTGGGGTTTCACCTCACTCCCAATCGTCCGCCAACCTGTACGGAGGAAGCATGGGTGGCCCGGAAAGGGTACCTTCAGGTCAACTCCTGGATGAAAACCATCAGCCTTGACCGAGAGCATCGCAAAGAACGAGTTTACCTGCAATTCGATATCTATACTCCCACCCGTAGCTTACGGATTGCTGACGAGTTCATCTTTCGTACCTACGACCGTCACCAGTTCTCACGACTTTTGAAAAAAGCCGGAGGGTGGGAGGTTGCGGCGACCTACGACTTCGCCTACCGCATTGACGATCCTATTGTTGTGGATGATCAGACAGAAGACGTCGTGTTTGTCTTGCGTGCTGTTTAG
- a CDS encoding DNA-directed RNA polymerase subunit alpha C-terminal domain-containing protein, translating to MGSRVRISPAAVYEAELQKRLEMSTAEIGLSVRTTNCLEDRGIFTVAQLLNTKPEDLLKIANFGEKTLEEVYQALERLGFYRRSRLQALGISDRPTPFVPELSDSCVIQFRVVMDDSTTVPVFEQNKQEGVTG from the coding sequence ATGGGTTCCCGCGTTCGCATCAGCCCTGCCGCCGTTTACGAAGCCGAGTTGCAGAAACGGTTGGAGATGAGCACGGCGGAAATCGGGCTTTCGGTCCGCACGACGAACTGCCTCGAGGATCGAGGCATTTTCACGGTGGCCCAGTTGCTGAACACAAAGCCCGAGGATCTTCTCAAAATCGCCAATTTCGGCGAAAAAACTTTGGAGGAAGTGTACCAGGCACTGGAACGCCTGGGGTTTTACAGGAGGAGTCGCCTGCAGGCCCTGGGAATTTCTGATCGTCCGACTCCTTTTGTTCCCGAACTCTCCGATTCCTGTGTTATTCAATTCCGGGTGGTCATGGATGACTCGACAACCGTCCCGGTTTTTGAGCAAAATAAACAGGAAGGTGTGACGGGCTGA
- a CDS encoding carbohydrate binding domain-containing protein translates to MASRHVLWPVIISLLGVGVCLGKAEVAVLPPGVKAVWDIEKAYKQNTATRERVSLNGLWQWQPATGTAESVPTQGWGYFKVPGPWPGITDYMQKDCQVVYPHPRWANVRLRDIAAAWYQRTFTIPTEWVDREIVLQAEYVNSLATVFINGQKVDEIVFPGGEVNLTQFCEPGKTYTLSILVEAIPLKGVLMAYTDSNAARQVRGSVARRGLCGDVFLVSRPRGPIIRFARLESSYRHGSVRVVASVQRPNRDQQYRIKVVYRDGGETVHEALSPLFQAAQLDNNLLAFDDMWRPSKVWDIHTPQNQYDVGLSLLDEHNTVLDEWWPMRWGFREFWIDGRDFYLNGTRIFLSAVPLDNAQVGAAWCTYEAACESLRRLKSFGINFVYTHNYDCLPGSHLSFEELLRAADDVGMLVALSQPHFSHYDWQSPDAEKTNGYRQHAEFYTRVAGSHPSVVMYATSHNATGYNEDMNPDLIDGIHDPRDGWSLNNARRALRAEAIIRELDPTRPVYHHSSGNLGTMHTSNFYPNWVPIQELCDWFEHWSTTGVKPFFACEYGAPFTWDWAMYRGWYKGQREFGSAVVPWDICLAEWNAQFLGDRAYQISEQEKRNLRWEARQFREGRLWHRWDYPHQLGSSDFDERYPILAKYLEDAWRAFRTWELSAISPWEHHIYWKMRPGLDRNKRTELPTDWENLQRPGYSPDYLEDRYERMDLAYGREDWVPTLAAEAMYRNNMPLLAYIAGPQSSVTSRDHVFSPGETLRKQLVIINNCRQKVTCKWRWALSGPQSDGPSNSAAVGSVFHTEQSGEVEIETGRQSRQSVEVSLPPTSPPGPYLLSAEFIFSTGERQTDVFPLEVIPSPEKQTLANEMKAKGAKIGVFDPVGETSELLKRLGIGFQTISADDDPSALDLLIIGKKALTVDGPAPSIRAVRDGLRVLVFEQTAEVMEKRLGFRIAEYGLRQVFPRVPDHPVLKGLSEQHLRDWRGSATLLPPRLEYIPSDRYAGAPTVRWCGLEVTRLWRCGNRGIVASVLLEKPQRGDFLPILDGGFALQYTPLVEYREGKGCVLFCQLDVTGRTERDPVAEQIVVNMLRYLTAADFSTPPERRAVYVGDQSGRVYLTRLGVPLAEVPVEKLTSEDVLVVGRDAGKQLLEKRDILASWMAAGGRILLLGMEGDEANSFLPVMVRTESREYINSFFTQPSFSSVFAGIAPADVHNRDPRNIPVLSDGVEKLSDVLGETKQGRIVFCQLLPFDFVKEPAAVPDFRVVTVDHHEGRACAEITMATVPWAQLGQKIASGSVGKTYTFSAWVKPLGKPASVRLEVEQAGPPWTRLARGKDVILPPDQWSEVRLSFTVTNAYPEGWQAYLHVGQPEARLRVDTMRLVEESGDPKSRAGTSKNLFVNGDFEDGTNPWYFNWTTEQQNLRKTFRRTAVMFSRVLANMGLRPTTPLLEWFSQPVQQGNQKSLVKNGNFSEDQDHDKMPDGWTFSCEVPQASCTLEHEEDVPGKTVVCVDVPAGTSDRRTTAMLAQHDVPIQEGQWYRVSFLARAENLSGRQAWIAVQETTKWRALLEYQRFVPGQEWKRYTYLLVGRGTESKNTRLQLWFEGSGKLYLADVAIVPCDPPTEGRWLHGLYLDRPQEWDDPYRFFRW, encoded by the coding sequence ATGGCGTCCCGGCACGTTCTCTGGCCAGTCATTATTTCTCTGCTCGGGGTCGGTGTTTGCCTGGGGAAAGCGGAAGTCGCAGTGCTCCCTCCGGGGGTCAAAGCGGTCTGGGATATCGAAAAGGCTTACAAGCAGAATACGGCAACTCGCGAACGGGTTTCTCTCAACGGTCTATGGCAATGGCAACCGGCAACAGGAACCGCGGAAAGCGTCCCTACCCAAGGGTGGGGCTATTTTAAGGTTCCCGGCCCCTGGCCTGGGATCACGGATTACATGCAGAAGGACTGCCAAGTAGTGTATCCGCATCCGAGATGGGCCAACGTCCGATTGCGGGATATTGCCGCGGCCTGGTACCAGCGAACTTTCACAATCCCCACAGAGTGGGTCGATCGCGAGATCGTACTTCAAGCGGAATACGTCAACTCCTTGGCCACAGTTTTCATTAACGGCCAAAAAGTAGATGAGATTGTTTTTCCGGGCGGGGAAGTCAACCTCACCCAGTTCTGCGAGCCCGGAAAAACTTACACGCTCTCCATCCTTGTCGAGGCGATACCTCTCAAGGGAGTGTTAATGGCCTACACAGACAGCAACGCGGCGAGGCAGGTCCGGGGGAGTGTCGCTCGCCGCGGACTGTGCGGCGACGTTTTTTTGGTGAGCCGTCCCAGGGGTCCGATCATTCGATTCGCCCGGCTTGAGAGTTCCTACCGACATGGAAGCGTTCGCGTGGTGGCCTCCGTGCAGCGTCCCAACCGCGATCAGCAGTACCGCATTAAGGTTGTTTACCGAGATGGCGGCGAGACGGTGCACGAGGCCCTTTCACCACTTTTCCAGGCCGCACAGCTCGATAACAACCTTCTTGCTTTCGACGACATGTGGCGGCCGAGCAAAGTATGGGACATCCACACACCTCAAAATCAGTACGATGTGGGGCTATCGCTGCTCGACGAGCACAACACGGTGCTTGACGAGTGGTGGCCCATGCGCTGGGGATTCCGTGAATTCTGGATTGACGGGCGGGATTTTTATCTCAATGGAACGCGAATCTTTCTGTCGGCCGTCCCGCTCGACAACGCCCAGGTGGGTGCGGCATGGTGTACCTACGAGGCAGCCTGTGAAAGCCTTCGTCGTTTGAAGAGCTTTGGCATCAACTTTGTTTATACTCACAATTACGACTGTTTACCGGGCTCCCACCTGAGTTTCGAGGAGCTTCTCCGGGCGGCGGACGATGTGGGAATGCTGGTGGCGCTCTCTCAACCGCATTTTTCCCATTACGATTGGCAATCGCCCGACGCTGAAAAGACAAACGGATATCGCCAGCACGCGGAATTCTATACCCGCGTGGCGGGCTCCCATCCCTCCGTTGTGATGTACGCTACCAGTCACAACGCGACGGGCTACAACGAGGATATGAATCCCGACCTTATCGACGGCATTCACGATCCACGCGACGGTTGGTCACTCAACAACGCGCGACGGGCACTGCGGGCCGAGGCGATTATTCGGGAGCTGGATCCCACTCGCCCAGTTTACCACCATTCCTCGGGTAATCTGGGCACCATGCACACCAGCAACTTTTACCCCAATTGGGTACCCATTCAGGAGCTTTGCGACTGGTTCGAGCACTGGTCCACCACAGGGGTGAAGCCGTTCTTCGCGTGTGAATACGGGGCTCCCTTCACGTGGGACTGGGCCATGTATCGAGGATGGTACAAAGGTCAACGCGAATTTGGTAGCGCTGTTGTACCATGGGATATCTGTCTTGCCGAATGGAACGCTCAGTTTCTTGGCGACCGTGCCTACCAAATCAGCGAACAGGAAAAACGGAATCTCCGGTGGGAAGCTCGGCAATTCCGAGAGGGTCGGTTGTGGCATCGTTGGGATTATCCCCACCAGCTTGGATCCAGCGATTTTGATGAACGGTACCCAATTCTGGCCAAGTATCTGGAAGATGCCTGGCGCGCGTTTCGGACCTGGGAGCTGTCGGCCATTTCCCCATGGGAGCACCACATCTACTGGAAAATGCGTCCCGGCCTGGACCGTAATAAACGCACAGAGCTTCCCACCGATTGGGAGAACCTTCAGCGACCAGGCTACAGCCCTGATTATCTGGAAGATCGCTATGAGCGAATGGACCTCGCGTACGGTAGAGAGGATTGGGTGCCCACCCTGGCCGCTGAGGCGATGTATCGGAACAATATGCCTCTGCTTGCGTATATCGCGGGTCCCCAATCCTCAGTGACCAGTCGGGACCACGTGTTTAGTCCCGGAGAAACCCTGCGCAAACAGCTCGTTATCATCAACAACTGCCGGCAAAAAGTCACCTGCAAGTGGCGATGGGCACTCTCCGGCCCGCAATCGGACGGTCCCAGCAACAGCGCGGCGGTCGGCTCTGTGTTCCACACGGAGCAATCGGGTGAGGTGGAGATTGAGACCGGCCGCCAGAGTCGTCAATCTGTTGAGGTGTCCCTCCCGCCAACGTCACCCCCTGGACCTTATCTCCTTTCTGCCGAGTTTATTTTCAGCACCGGCGAGCGTCAAACTGACGTGTTTCCACTGGAGGTGATTCCATCACCAGAAAAGCAAACCCTGGCAAACGAAATGAAAGCAAAAGGGGCAAAGATCGGGGTGTTTGACCCGGTGGGAGAGACGAGTGAGCTTTTGAAACGCCTCGGAATTGGATTTCAGACGATTTCGGCAGACGACGATCCCTCGGCACTCGATCTGCTGATCATCGGAAAGAAGGCCCTTACCGTGGATGGACCCGCGCCCTCAATCCGGGCTGTCCGCGACGGCTTGAGGGTGCTCGTCTTCGAACAGACGGCCGAAGTCATGGAAAAGCGCTTGGGCTTTCGAATCGCCGAATATGGACTGCGTCAGGTGTTTCCGCGGGTACCTGACCACCCCGTCCTGAAAGGACTCAGCGAGCAGCACCTCCGCGATTGGCGCGGCAGCGCCACCCTACTTCCGCCTCGACTGGAATATATTCCCAGCGACCGCTACGCGGGGGCGCCGACCGTCCGATGGTGCGGCCTGGAGGTCACCAGGCTTTGGCGCTGCGGCAACCGCGGGATCGTCGCCTCCGTCCTCCTGGAAAAGCCGCAGCGTGGTGACTTCCTTCCAATTCTGGATGGTGGTTTCGCCCTGCAGTACACCCCGCTTGTGGAATATCGCGAAGGCAAAGGGTGCGTGCTGTTCTGCCAACTGGATGTGACCGGCCGGACGGAACGTGACCCCGTCGCGGAACAGATAGTTGTAAATATGCTTCGCTACCTCACCGCAGCCGACTTTTCAACACCTCCGGAACGGCGCGCCGTCTATGTGGGCGACCAGTCCGGCAGGGTGTACCTGACCCGACTGGGAGTCCCACTTGCTGAAGTTCCGGTGGAAAAACTCACTTCTGAAGACGTGCTGGTTGTCGGACGAGATGCGGGGAAGCAGCTCCTGGAAAAGCGAGACATTCTCGCAAGCTGGATGGCGGCTGGCGGTCGCATACTCCTCTTGGGGATGGAAGGGGACGAGGCGAACTCGTTCCTCCCGGTTATGGTAAGAACGGAATCCAGGGAATACATCAATTCCTTTTTCACCCAACCATCCTTTTCAAGCGTTTTTGCTGGAATTGCCCCGGCAGACGTTCACAATCGGGATCCCCGAAACATTCCAGTCCTTTCTGACGGGGTGGAAAAATTAAGCGATGTCCTTGGGGAAACCAAACAAGGACGAATCGTGTTCTGCCAGCTTCTCCCCTTCGACTTTGTAAAGGAACCTGCCGCTGTACCCGACTTCCGGGTCGTCACGGTCGACCACCACGAGGGTCGTGCCTGTGCCGAAATTACCATGGCCACCGTACCTTGGGCGCAACTCGGACAAAAAATAGCCAGCGGATCCGTAGGAAAGACGTACACCTTCAGCGCGTGGGTCAAACCGCTAGGAAAACCCGCGTCTGTGCGTCTGGAAGTGGAGCAGGCTGGGCCACCGTGGACTCGACTGGCCCGGGGTAAAGACGTGATCCTCCCACCGGATCAGTGGTCGGAAGTCCGGCTCAGTTTCACAGTGACGAATGCTTATCCAGAAGGCTGGCAGGCTTATCTCCATGTGGGCCAACCGGAAGCACGTCTCCGCGTGGACACGATGCGGCTTGTTGAAGAATCTGGAGATCCCAAGTCGCGAGCTGGGACCTCGAAAAACCTGTTTGTCAACGGCGACTTCGAAGATGGAACAAACCCCTGGTACTTCAATTGGACAACCGAGCAACAGAACCTGCGGAAGACGTTCCGCCGGACGGCCGTCATGTTCAGCCGAGTTCTCGCCAATATGGGGCTTCGGCCGACAACACCGCTGCTTGAGTGGTTCAGCCAACCCGTCCAGCAGGGGAACCAGAAATCACTGGTGAAAAACGGGAATTTTTCCGAGGATCAGGATCACGACAAGATGCCTGATGGTTGGACCTTCTCGTGCGAGGTACCCCAGGCTTCGTGCACTCTCGAGCATGAAGAAGACGTCCCCGGGAAGACCGTAGTGTGCGTTGACGTGCCCGCGGGAACCAGTGATCGTCGGACCACGGCAATGCTGGCCCAGCATGACGTCCCGATTCAAGAAGGGCAGTGGTACCGAGTATCGTTCTTGGCCCGGGCAGAGAATCTTTCCGGACGCCAAGCCTGGATCGCCGTCCAGGAAACCACAAAGTGGCGGGCATTGCTTGAGTATCAGCGATTTGTCCCCGGCCAGGAATGGAAGCGTTACACGTATCTCCTGGTCGGCCGGGGAACAGAATCGAAAAATACTCGGCTCCAGCTCTGGTTCGAAGGGAGTGGCAAACTGTACCTTGCGGATGTCGCGATTGTGCCGTGCGATCCTCCGACAGAGGGCCGATGGTTGCACGGGCTCTACCTGGACCGGCCACAAGAGTGGGATGATCCCTACCGTTTCTTCAGGTGGTGA
- a CDS encoding inositol monophosphatase family protein: MEAARVQPKELEHFLRIANKAVDLAAEVLRDKFGRVEARLKGHADFVTEADTESQRVVCEVIHAEFPDHGFLGEEGGNFPPEEESTYFWILDPLDGTTNYIHGVPFFSISLALAYRDEVLVGVVLDPMLNERFTAVRGGGAFLNGRPIRVSSVTTLGEALVSIGLPPRVMADSADVRWMVQSAVHCLSLRRTGSAALNMAYLAAGRFDVSWALTTKVWDVAAGSLLIEEAGGVVTNLKGEPLSVKGGPYVAAANRGLLEEFFRAVGFRS, translated from the coding sequence ATGGAAGCCGCACGCGTGCAACCAAAGGAGCTTGAACATTTCTTGCGGATCGCAAACAAGGCGGTGGACCTTGCAGCGGAGGTCTTGCGGGATAAGTTCGGACGAGTGGAAGCGAGATTGAAGGGGCACGCGGATTTCGTCACGGAAGCTGATACTGAATCGCAGCGGGTGGTGTGTGAAGTGATTCATGCAGAGTTTCCCGATCACGGTTTCCTGGGGGAGGAAGGAGGTAACTTTCCACCGGAGGAAGAAAGCACGTACTTTTGGATTCTCGATCCGCTTGACGGAACCACCAATTACATCCACGGCGTACCGTTTTTCTCCATCTCTTTGGCGCTGGCATATAGGGATGAGGTTCTCGTAGGGGTTGTATTGGACCCGATGCTCAATGAGCGCTTTACAGCGGTACGCGGCGGCGGTGCATTTTTAAACGGAAGGCCCATCCGCGTGAGCTCGGTAACGACCCTTGGGGAGGCCCTGGTGTCGATTGGTCTTCCGCCTCGGGTGATGGCCGATTCTGCCGATGTGCGCTGGATGGTGCAATCCGCGGTCCACTGCCTTTCCTTACGGCGGACCGGTTCGGCTGCTTTGAACATGGCTTACCTGGCGGCAGGTCGGTTCGATGTCTCGTGGGCTTTGACCACCAAGGTCTGGGACGTGGCGGCTGGAAGCCTCCTCATCGAAGAAGCCGGCGGTGTGGTGACCAACCTCAAGGGAGAGCCGCTCAGCGTGAAAGGGGGGCCGTACGTCGCTGCGGCGAACCGCGGATTACTTGAAGAGTTCTTTCGGGCAGTTGGATTTCGCTCCTGA
- a CDS encoding DUF3592 domain-containing protein produces the protein MARWFRLFEKKRGNRRTGSERIAGLWEAGFFANLFLLGCLGFWLVLRFLLLPEWRSGKDFLPVPCKVLETRLGTTLREGQTLYRPEVCIEYRVGERVYRLWTYDIHTVRGNGYSVDRRHAERCLNDYRVGESRTAWYDPTNPEIAVLERGFRWWTWLVLLIPFSFVVLGAGGVSYHVWRWGKSVERLAVQGKPLALSLSANPDAALFPFVPEIPSGIQQPGEHLPYRLPVLGTPSRALMGWLGAALFWNGSVLALALAVYHSGKFDWSFTLFLIPCLMIGLTLVAAFFRQWMVTTAIGQTIVEISDFPLICGQRYRVYLKQTGWLKMNWLEMLIVCEEEATFQHGTNTRRETRRIWQKTLARHEKFDIFHSVPFEIETEIEIPSGMMHSFRSPHNEVRWRLCVRGSAQDWPVFERIFPLVVLPEPSRKSDTASWPRRPVQATSMGGATSSEGTSHDNSETV, from the coding sequence TTGGCTCGCTGGTTCCGCCTGTTTGAGAAAAAACGCGGCAATCGCCGAACTGGTTCAGAGAGGATTGCCGGACTCTGGGAGGCAGGTTTCTTTGCCAACCTGTTTCTCCTGGGTTGTCTGGGCTTTTGGCTTGTATTGCGTTTTCTGCTCTTGCCCGAGTGGCGCTCCGGCAAGGACTTTCTGCCTGTCCCCTGTAAAGTTTTGGAAACGCGTTTGGGAACAACGCTGCGAGAAGGCCAGACGCTTTATCGGCCGGAGGTCTGCATCGAGTATCGCGTGGGAGAGCGTGTCTACCGGCTTTGGACCTACGATATCCATACGGTTCGCGGGAATGGGTACTCCGTGGATCGCCGCCATGCGGAACGGTGCTTGAACGATTACCGAGTCGGCGAAAGCAGAACAGCGTGGTACGATCCAACCAACCCGGAAATCGCGGTGCTGGAACGGGGGTTTCGTTGGTGGACCTGGTTGGTACTTCTTATCCCGTTCTCTTTTGTGGTTCTAGGGGCAGGCGGGGTGAGTTACCATGTTTGGCGGTGGGGTAAGTCGGTGGAACGTTTGGCAGTTCAGGGCAAGCCCCTCGCGCTGAGTCTGAGCGCCAACCCGGACGCGGCGCTCTTTCCGTTTGTCCCCGAAATTCCCTCCGGCATTCAACAACCGGGCGAGCATCTACCTTATCGACTCCCCGTACTGGGAACTCCATCACGAGCCCTGATGGGCTGGCTCGGTGCCGCCCTTTTCTGGAACGGATCCGTGCTGGCCCTCGCCCTGGCAGTTTACCATTCGGGAAAATTCGATTGGAGTTTCACTCTATTTTTGATTCCGTGCTTAATGATCGGCCTGACGCTCGTGGCCGCGTTCTTCCGGCAGTGGATGGTAACCACGGCCATTGGACAAACCATTGTGGAGATATCCGACTTTCCCCTGATCTGCGGCCAGCGGTACCGAGTGTACCTCAAACAAACCGGCTGGCTCAAGATGAACTGGCTGGAAATGCTCATTGTGTGCGAAGAAGAAGCCACTTTTCAGCACGGCACCAACACCCGGCGTGAAACGCGCCGAATCTGGCAGAAGACGCTTGCTCGGCACGAGAAGTTCGACATTTTCCACAGCGTCCCCTTTGAAATCGAAACAGAAATCGAAATTCCGTCGGGAATGATGCACTCTTTCCGTTCCCCACACAACGAAGTCCGATGGCGTCTCTGCGTGCGGGGAAGTGCGCAGGACTGGCCCGTTTTCGAGCGCATTTTCCCGCTCGTTGTTTTGCCGGAGCCTTCGAGGAAGTCCGACACAGCATCCTGGCCCAGGCGGCCTGTTCAGGCCACAAGCATGGGCGGAGCGACGTCTTCCGAGGGCACGAGCCACGATAACTCGGAAACGGTTTAG